A window of Marinobacter salarius contains these coding sequences:
- a CDS encoding ABC transporter permease → MPEFLAELLNQNEIFTAPTIMEYWRGLVTTVQLVFLSLILGLVLAVPLAIMRTSKNPLINGPVWFYTYIFRGTPLLIQLYIIYYGLAQIEGIQQTFWWDIFREAFYPALLAFTLNTAAYTTEIIRGAIVATPSGEIEAAKAYGMSWELRMRRIILPSAARRGVQAYSNEVIFMLHASAIASVVTLVDLTGAARNIYSRFYAPFDAFIFVALLYMILTFMLVFAFRKLENYLLQHQRPVSG, encoded by the coding sequence ATGCCTGAATTCCTTGCTGAACTGCTGAACCAGAACGAGATCTTTACCGCTCCCACGATTATGGAATATTGGCGCGGACTGGTAACGACGGTTCAATTGGTCTTTCTGTCGCTGATCCTGGGCCTGGTACTTGCCGTTCCCCTGGCGATCATGCGCACCTCAAAGAACCCGCTGATCAACGGCCCTGTCTGGTTCTATACCTATATTTTCCGGGGCACACCGCTGTTGATCCAGCTGTACATCATTTACTACGGTCTGGCCCAGATCGAAGGTATCCAGCAAACGTTCTGGTGGGATATCTTTCGCGAAGCCTTTTACCCGGCGCTGCTGGCCTTCACGCTGAATACCGCCGCCTACACCACGGAGATCATCCGTGGCGCCATTGTGGCCACGCCCAGCGGTGAAATTGAAGCGGCAAAGGCCTATGGCATGAGCTGGGAACTGCGGATGCGCCGGATAATCCTGCCAAGTGCGGCCAGGCGGGGTGTGCAGGCGTATTCCAACGAAGTCATTTTCATGCTTCACGCCAGTGCCATTGCCAGCGTGGTAACGCTGGTGGATCTGACCGGCGCGGCGCGGAATATCTATTCCCGGTTCTACGCTCCCTTTGACGCGTTTATCTTTGTGGCGCTGCTGTACATGATTCTAACGTTCATGCTGGTGTTTGCTTTCCGCAAGCTGGAAAACTATCTGTTGCAGCATCAACGGCCGGTTAGCGGCTGA
- a CDS encoding ABC transporter permease has product MIDLKGYGPALLDGAVVTIELALLSLALSVALGLIGASAKLSKSRVAIGIATTYTTLIRGVPDLVMMLLFYYGGQVAVNNLSDYLYNAYGVDFFFQFDPFIAGVLTIGLIFGAYMAETFRGAFLAVESGQIEAARAYGFSRWRTFHRIIFPQMLRHALPGIGNNWQVLLKTTALVSIIGLTDMVRVAEEAAKAERMPFHFFIPVAFVYLSLTAGSELFIKWLNKRANIGVVQGS; this is encoded by the coding sequence ATGATCGACTTGAAAGGCTACGGCCCGGCCCTGTTGGATGGGGCGGTGGTCACCATTGAACTGGCCCTCCTTTCCCTGGCCCTCTCTGTGGCTCTCGGGCTGATTGGCGCCTCCGCCAAACTGTCCAAAAGCCGTGTGGCCATAGGAATAGCCACCACTTATACCACCCTGATCCGTGGCGTACCGGATCTGGTCATGATGCTTCTGTTTTATTACGGCGGGCAGGTGGCCGTTAACAACCTGTCTGATTATTTGTACAACGCCTACGGCGTGGATTTCTTTTTCCAGTTTGATCCATTTATCGCCGGCGTCCTTACCATTGGCCTGATTTTTGGCGCCTACATGGCAGAAACCTTCCGGGGAGCCTTCCTGGCGGTGGAAAGCGGCCAGATTGAAGCGGCCCGCGCTTATGGCTTCAGCCGATGGCGCACATTCCATCGAATCATATTTCCGCAAATGCTGCGCCATGCCCTGCCCGGCATTGGCAATAACTGGCAGGTACTGCTGAAAACCACCGCACTGGTGTCCATCATTGGCCTGACCGATATGGTGCGGGTTGCGGAGGAAGCGGCCAAGGCTGAACGCATGCCGTTCCACTTCTTTATTCCGGTGGCGTTTGTCTACCTCAGCCTCACAGCCGGGTCCGAGCTGTTTATCAAGTGGCTCAACAAGCGCGCCAATATTGGCGTGGTACAGGGGAGCTGA
- a CDS encoding transporter substrate-binding domain-containing protein, translated as MRKLIVAASVALAMMAGVAHAQERNLRIAFDLPYEPFEYKDENGELTGFEVELAEAMCEEMNANCEFVIQAWDGMIPGLLARKFDLIMSSMSITPERAERVLFSEPYYNTPGGWFGPESFNTDVTDMAAMEGMTVGVQRGTTMDTFVTEEMGGVVTIKRYTTADDMVLDLEGQRLDVVFVDYPVGEQTVLSKDGFKEVGEAVKLGQGVGVAMRKRDEELAQEVNAALATLKEDGTYDTIMEKYFAYDVKM; from the coding sequence ATGAGAAAACTGATTGTTGCGGCAAGCGTCGCCCTGGCCATGATGGCCGGTGTCGCCCACGCCCAGGAACGTAACCTTCGCATCGCCTTCGACTTGCCCTATGAGCCGTTTGAATACAAGGATGAAAACGGCGAGCTGACCGGTTTTGAAGTGGAACTGGCCGAAGCCATGTGTGAAGAGATGAACGCCAACTGCGAATTCGTCATCCAGGCATGGGACGGTATGATTCCGGGCCTGCTGGCGCGCAAGTTCGACCTGATCATGTCCTCCATGTCCATTACGCCCGAGCGTGCTGAGCGTGTGCTGTTCTCCGAGCCGTACTACAACACTCCGGGTGGCTGGTTCGGCCCCGAGAGCTTCAACACCGACGTCACTGACATGGCCGCCATGGAAGGAATGACCGTTGGCGTACAGCGCGGCACCACCATGGACACCTTCGTAACCGAGGAAATGGGCGGCGTTGTAACCATCAAGCGCTACACCACCGCTGACGATATGGTCCTTGACCTGGAAGGCCAGCGCCTGGACGTGGTCTTTGTGGACTACCCGGTGGGTGAGCAGACCGTCCTGAGCAAGGATGGCTTCAAGGAAGTGGGTGAAGCGGTCAAGCTCGGCCAGGGCGTGGGCGTTGCCATGCGCAAGCGTGACGAGGAACTGGCGCAGGAAGTGAACGCAGCCCTCGCCACCTTGAAGGAAGATGGTACCTACGACACCATCATGGAAAAGTACTTCGCATACGACGTCAAGATGTAA
- a CDS encoding ABC transporter ATP-binding protein, whose translation MADSAPLICKDIHKTFDQLEVLKGISLETKKGDVVSLIGSSGSGKSTFLRCINMLETPTSGDIIVHGDPIRFTTNRKGERIPADNKQVELIRARLSMVFQSFNLWSHMTVLENIVEAPIHVLKVPKKEAIERAEAYLDKVGIYERKDYYPAQMSGGQQQRAAIARALAMEPEVMLFDEPTSALDPELVGEVLKVMQNLAEEGRTMIVVTHEMSFARDVSSQVLFLHQGVIEEQGTPDKVFDNPESERMKQFLAPNF comes from the coding sequence ATGGCGGATTCAGCGCCTCTGATCTGCAAGGACATCCACAAGACCTTTGATCAACTGGAAGTCCTCAAGGGCATTTCACTGGAAACAAAGAAGGGCGACGTCGTCTCCCTGATCGGCAGCTCCGGCTCCGGTAAAAGTACGTTTCTGCGCTGCATCAACATGCTCGAAACACCCACCTCCGGCGACATTATTGTGCACGGCGACCCGATTCGGTTCACCACCAATCGTAAAGGCGAGCGAATTCCGGCGGATAACAAGCAGGTTGAACTGATTCGCGCCCGACTTTCCATGGTCTTTCAAAGCTTCAATCTCTGGTCCCACATGACCGTTCTGGAAAACATCGTTGAAGCTCCTATCCACGTGCTCAAGGTACCCAAGAAAGAAGCCATCGAACGGGCCGAAGCCTATCTCGACAAGGTCGGCATCTACGAGCGCAAGGACTACTACCCGGCCCAGATGTCGGGTGGGCAGCAGCAGCGGGCGGCCATTGCCCGCGCACTGGCCATGGAGCCGGAAGTGATGCTGTTCGACGAACCCACCTCCGCACTCGACCCCGAGCTTGTTGGCGAAGTTTTGAAGGTCATGCAAAACCTCGCGGAAGAAGGCAGAACCATGATCGTGGTCACCCACGAAATGTCTTTTGCACGGGATGTATCGTCCCAGGTCCTGTTCTTGCATCAGGGCGTGATCGAGGAACAAGGCACACCAGACAAGGTCTTCGACAATCCGGAGTCGGAACGAATGAAGCAGTTTCTGGCTCCCAACTTCTGA
- a CDS encoding FCD domain-containing protein — MAIAQEISYRLERLILDGGLAPEQKMPSERQLATRLGVSRAIIREALHELQGRGVIETRHGKGSFVARIVPGSEEDGEDSPLLQMFTGHPRTLYDLLEVREQLEGQAAYLAAQRATALDLHRITKAYSALEQTDPLTNARPDHSFHQAIVEASHNPVLVHVLNGLKNLMLLTVEASVANLNPREEMRNKISRQHKRIYQAVMAGKPEAAKRIAMAHVRFVSDAMRTIEQQGTAIIRVSLPASATPEKPSQRA, encoded by the coding sequence ATGGCAATCGCTCAGGAAATCTCCTATCGACTCGAACGGCTCATTCTCGACGGCGGGCTGGCGCCGGAACAGAAAATGCCCTCGGAACGGCAACTGGCCACCCGTCTTGGCGTGTCCCGTGCCATCATCCGCGAAGCCCTACACGAACTGCAGGGGCGGGGCGTGATTGAAACCCGGCATGGCAAGGGTTCCTTTGTAGCCCGCATCGTGCCCGGCAGCGAGGAAGACGGCGAGGACAGCCCGTTATTGCAGATGTTTACCGGCCACCCGCGCACTCTGTATGACCTGCTCGAGGTACGGGAGCAACTGGAAGGCCAGGCCGCCTACCTGGCCGCACAGCGGGCCACTGCGCTGGACCTCCATCGCATCACCAAGGCCTATTCCGCTCTCGAACAGACCGACCCGCTCACCAACGCCAGGCCAGACCACAGTTTCCACCAGGCCATTGTTGAAGCCTCCCACAACCCAGTTCTGGTGCACGTGCTGAACGGGCTGAAGAACCTTATGCTATTGACCGTGGAGGCCTCCGTAGCCAACCTGAATCCCCGGGAGGAAATGCGCAACAAAATCTCCCGCCAGCACAAACGGATCTATCAGGCAGTGATGGCGGGAAAGCCCGAAGCGGCAAAACGCATCGCCATGGCTCATGTGCGCTTTGTCAGTGACGCCATGCGCACAATTGAGCAACAGGGAACCGCCATTATCCGGGTTTCCCTGCCAGCATCGGCAACACCGGAAAAACCATCGCAAAGGGCATAA
- the dctP gene encoding TRAP transporter substrate-binding protein DctP has protein sequence MNTNENSEQLSAPDTQAGNVAPRRGFLKSVALAAAFCGVALAGAGQAQAATTWKIQSVWDAGTVGYDLFEEWANSMEEKSGGELIIKPYPAKSVAADNNALFEAVRNGVLQGMNPFTLYWSGKIPASVFLSSYPAGPDQPHQWDIMFYSMGMLEKTREIYEKFGLFYVGPIQHDANIIHSKKPVNSLADMEGLKMRVPGGMVAEVFQQFGVSTVSLPGSDIFPALEKGTIDAADYVGPAVNYELGFSQVTDYIMFGPPGVMSIYQPVDLMDLTVNLRAWNALDPELQQLVEDEVRIYSQKHYLTIQKRNIEAMEKFKEDGSKVTRLSQQDLEEFRKAAIPIWFNWAGKNEDARAILDIQLEYMMNETVGYLNEEDIKGM, from the coding sequence ATGAATACCAACGAGAACAGCGAGCAATTAAGCGCTCCAGATACGCAGGCCGGAAACGTTGCCCCGCGGCGGGGTTTCCTGAAGTCAGTCGCCCTTGCCGCTGCCTTCTGCGGTGTGGCGCTAGCCGGTGCAGGGCAGGCGCAGGCGGCAACCACCTGGAAGATTCAGTCGGTATGGGACGCCGGCACCGTAGGCTATGACCTGTTCGAGGAATGGGCCAATAGCATGGAAGAAAAATCCGGTGGCGAACTGATCATCAAGCCGTACCCGGCCAAGTCGGTTGCCGCGGATAACAACGCCCTTTTTGAGGCGGTGCGTAACGGCGTTCTGCAGGGTATGAATCCCTTCACTCTGTACTGGTCCGGAAAGATTCCGGCCTCGGTTTTCCTGTCGTCCTACCCAGCCGGTCCTGATCAGCCGCACCAGTGGGACATCATGTTCTATTCCATGGGCATGCTGGAAAAGACCCGTGAGATCTACGAGAAGTTTGGTCTGTTCTACGTCGGCCCTATTCAACACGACGCCAACATTATTCACTCCAAGAAGCCGGTTAACAGCCTGGCGGATATGGAAGGCCTGAAGATGCGTGTGCCCGGTGGCATGGTTGCTGAGGTGTTCCAGCAGTTTGGTGTGTCCACGGTGAGTCTGCCGGGTTCGGATATCTTCCCGGCTTTGGAGAAGGGCACCATCGACGCTGCTGACTACGTCGGCCCTGCCGTTAACTACGAACTGGGTTTTTCCCAGGTGACCGACTACATCATGTTCGGGCCTCCTGGTGTTATGTCCATCTACCAGCCGGTGGACCTGATGGACCTGACCGTCAACCTGCGTGCGTGGAATGCGCTGGATCCAGAGCTTCAGCAGTTGGTTGAGGACGAGGTTCGTATCTACTCACAGAAGCACTACCTGACCATTCAGAAGCGCAACATTGAAGCGATGGAGAAGTTCAAAGAGGATGGCTCGAAGGTGACGCGTCTGAGCCAGCAGGATCTGGAAGAGTTCCGGAAGGCTGCGATTCCGATCTGGTTCAATTGGGCCGGCAAGAACGAGGATGCCAGGGCGATTCTGGATATCCAGCTTGAGTACATGATGAACGAGACCGTTGGCTACCTCAACGAGGAAGACATCAAAGGCATGTAA
- a CDS encoding TRAP transporter small permease subunit, with amino-acid sequence MSDLSAFGFVLPHWFYWGWLAVMPLIMMALDRWLSQRGVQAIDKNAEANEKLQQIEAELKKSVDYSDASNGFTKAVDWISEKSGVFISFWTVNAVVFYFFEVVMRYLFNQPTIWVHEASFLLFGMQYLMAGAFALLHGAHVRVDVVYNFLPLRGRVGMDIFTSMFFFMFAIALMITSWTFLENSYSMDERTVETWGIQYWPVKGVMLLGSTLLFLAGLSKLLKDITIFIKLGREQHA; translated from the coding sequence ATGTCTGACCTGAGTGCGTTCGGCTTTGTATTGCCTCACTGGTTCTACTGGGGCTGGCTGGCGGTAATGCCGCTGATCATGATGGCACTGGACCGTTGGCTGTCCCAACGCGGGGTACAAGCCATCGACAAGAATGCCGAAGCCAACGAAAAGCTTCAGCAAATTGAAGCGGAATTGAAAAAAAGCGTTGATTACAGTGACGCCAGTAACGGATTCACCAAGGCAGTGGACTGGATCAGCGAAAAGTCCGGTGTCTTTATTTCCTTCTGGACCGTGAACGCGGTGGTGTTCTACTTCTTCGAAGTGGTTATGCGCTATCTGTTCAACCAGCCCACCATCTGGGTACACGAAGCCAGTTTTCTGCTGTTCGGCATGCAGTACCTGATGGCGGGTGCGTTTGCACTGCTGCACGGCGCCCATGTGCGGGTTGATGTGGTTTACAACTTCCTGCCACTTCGGGGCCGCGTGGGCATGGATATTTTCACGTCCATGTTCTTCTTCATGTTCGCGATTGCGTTGATGATTACCTCCTGGACCTTCCTTGAGAACTCTTATTCCATGGACGAACGAACCGTTGAGACATGGGGCATTCAGTACTGGCCGGTGAAGGGCGTTATGCTCCTCGGGTCGACGCTGCTGTTCCTGGCGGGCCTGTCCAAACTGCTCAAGGACATCACGATTTTCATTAAACTCGGCCGGGAGCAACACGCATGA
- a CDS encoding TRAP transporter large permease subunit, translating into MSTETMTNQGTGSLIGKLGTWLMIIATIALAFVVLVEVINILFYDPWSDEKFLFKLSGMLSDVKIGPLTYIMFGSLAVLLMMGLPLAFVTGGLGVAFIYLVGDSMMLNIIPSRIFPMMTNSDLAAIPLFIFMASMLERAGLIEEMFNVVYKWMGGLGGGLAIATILASTILAAMVGVIGAAVVTMGIIALPAMLKRGYDQKIALGSIMAGGTLGILIPPSILAILYAVVAQQSVGELYLGSVIPGLILAGLYVIYVATRAWLNPTLGPPVPEGERIGLKEKLRLLKDLIAPLFLVFLVLGLLFGGIATPVEAAGIGSFGAILVAMKHKVFSVATLRDASVTTAKATAMVLWIMFGASVFVGFYILQGGQDFITETILGIGLSPYAVLLLLMVLLVVLGMFLDWVGILLLAVPIFIPIVEALEFPGLFGLPGVEGSDVVLWFGVLYLVNMQMSFLSPPFGYALFYIRGVCPPDITMGTIFKSSLVFLAIQAFGLFICVLIPGVVTWLPNLVYG; encoded by the coding sequence ATGAGCACAGAAACCATGACCAACCAGGGCACGGGTTCGCTGATCGGCAAGCTCGGCACCTGGCTGATGATCATCGCCACGATTGCCCTTGCTTTTGTCGTGTTGGTGGAAGTCATCAATATCCTGTTTTACGACCCCTGGAGCGACGAAAAATTCCTGTTCAAGCTCTCCGGCATGCTGTCGGATGTGAAGATTGGCCCTTTGACCTACATCATGTTCGGCTCTCTTGCCGTGCTACTGATGATGGGGCTTCCCCTGGCGTTCGTCACAGGGGGCCTTGGTGTGGCGTTCATCTATCTGGTGGGCGACTCGATGATGTTGAACATCATTCCCAGCCGCATCTTCCCGATGATGACCAACTCGGACCTGGCGGCCATTCCGTTGTTTATCTTCATGGCCTCGATGCTGGAGCGGGCCGGGCTTATCGAAGAAATGTTCAACGTGGTCTACAAATGGATGGGCGGTCTTGGCGGTGGTCTGGCCATTGCCACGATTCTGGCCTCCACGATTCTGGCGGCCATGGTCGGTGTGATCGGTGCCGCCGTGGTAACCATGGGCATCATTGCGCTCCCGGCGATGCTCAAACGCGGATACGACCAGAAGATCGCGTTGGGCTCGATCATGGCCGGGGGTACTTTGGGCATTCTGATCCCGCCCTCTATCCTCGCGATCTTATACGCGGTTGTGGCCCAGCAGTCAGTAGGTGAGCTGTATCTGGGCTCGGTGATTCCGGGGTTGATTCTGGCCGGTCTGTACGTCATCTATGTGGCTACCCGCGCGTGGCTTAATCCCACGCTGGGGCCGCCTGTGCCAGAGGGTGAGCGCATTGGTCTCAAGGAAAAGCTCCGGTTGTTGAAAGACCTGATCGCTCCGCTGTTTCTGGTCTTCCTGGTGCTTGGGCTGCTGTTTGGCGGTATTGCCACTCCGGTGGAAGCGGCCGGTATTGGCTCCTTCGGGGCAATCCTGGTGGCGATGAAGCACAAGGTATTCTCCGTTGCCACACTGCGCGATGCATCAGTCACCACCGCCAAGGCTACCGCCATGGTGCTGTGGATCATGTTCGGTGCGTCCGTCTTTGTCGGCTTCTACATTCTACAGGGTGGTCAGGACTTTATTACCGAAACGATTCTGGGGATTGGTCTGTCACCCTACGCGGTCCTGCTGCTGTTGATGGTCCTGCTGGTTGTGTTGGGGATGTTCCTTGACTGGGTTGGTATCCTGCTGCTGGCCGTGCCTATTTTTATCCCGATTGTGGAAGCGCTGGAATTCCCGGGCCTGTTCGGCCTGCCCGGCGTGGAAGGTTCGGACGTGGTGCTCTGGTTTGGTGTGCTCTATCTGGTGAACATGCAGATGTCGTTCCTCAGCCCACCGTTCGGCTACGCACTCTTCTATATTCGGGGCGTGTGCCCGCCGGACATCACAATGGGGACTATCTTCAAATCGTCTCTGGTATTCTTGGCCATCCAGGCATTCGGTTTGTTTATCTGTGTGCTCATCCCGGGTGTCGTCACTTGGCTACCCAATCTGGTTTACGGCTAA
- a CDS encoding GlcG/HbpS family heme-binding protein, whose translation MLTVKRLDLADARILIEGAAEKAREIGVPMCIAITDESGNLIAFERMDGGKITSVTIAQDKSFTASAAKKATHDYNAVNVPGKLAFGIHTEVGGRISSVGGGLPVMVDGEVVGGIGISSGTPQQDMDCAQAGIDHFETKRG comes from the coding sequence ATGTTGACGGTTAAGCGGCTTGATCTGGCGGACGCCAGAATTCTGATCGAAGGTGCGGCTGAAAAGGCCCGCGAAATCGGCGTGCCCATGTGCATCGCCATCACTGATGAGTCCGGTAATTTGATCGCATTTGAGCGTATGGACGGCGGTAAGATCACCAGTGTGACCATCGCCCAGGACAAGTCCTTCACGGCATCGGCAGCGAAAAAGGCTACTCACGACTATAACGCGGTCAACGTACCCGGGAAGCTGGCATTCGGCATCCACACCGAAGTGGGTGGCCGCATCAGTTCTGTTGGTGGTGGTCTGCCGGTAATGGTCGATGGCGAGGTTGTTGGTGGTATCGGAATCAGCTCCGGTACGCCTCAGCAGGATATGGACTGTGCCCAGGCTGGGATTGATCATTTTGAAACCAAACGCGGTTGA
- a CDS encoding FAD-linked oxidase C-terminal domain-containing protein, translated as MNSKPKISAAELAEQFRTFIDPDFVITDDETMKPYECDGMSMYCEMPMLVVLPETAEQVQRVMRICNEHEVPVVARGAGTGLSAGAMPHKEGVVLSLAKFNRILDIDPLARTALLQPGVRNLAISEEVAQFGLYYGPDPSSQIACTIGGNVAENSGGVHCLKYGLTVHNILSVEMITAEGDRVTIGNDALDACGMDLLALMTGSEGLLGIVTEVKVKLLPKPEIAQVVMAGFDSVQKAGDAVGGIISHGIIPGGLEMMDGHAIIAADDFAQAGYPRDAKALLLCEVDGTEEEVHEHIEQAEDVFRKLGATSVKTSQSEEERALLWKGRKSAFPAVGRISPDYYCMDGTIPRRHLAHVLLEMERMSEEFGLRVANVFHAGDGNLHPLILFDANVPGEFERTEAFGSSILNLCVEVGGCITGEHGVGVEKIRQMAVQFNDEELQQFHDVKAAFDPAGILNPGKGVPALRFCQEYRSLEHKQHKHDTVDAAHG; from the coding sequence ATGAACAGCAAACCGAAAATCAGCGCAGCGGAGCTGGCGGAACAGTTCCGTACGTTCATCGATCCGGACTTCGTCATCACCGATGACGAAACCATGAAGCCCTATGAATGCGACGGCATGTCGATGTACTGCGAGATGCCAATGCTAGTAGTGCTACCGGAGACTGCCGAACAGGTGCAACGAGTGATGCGCATCTGCAACGAGCACGAAGTGCCCGTGGTGGCCCGTGGTGCCGGAACGGGCCTGAGTGCCGGTGCCATGCCGCACAAGGAAGGCGTGGTGTTGTCGCTGGCCAAGTTCAACCGCATCCTGGACATCGATCCGCTGGCGCGAACGGCCTTGCTGCAACCGGGTGTGCGTAACCTGGCGATCAGCGAGGAAGTTGCCCAGTTTGGTCTCTATTACGGTCCGGATCCTTCGTCGCAGATTGCCTGCACCATTGGTGGCAACGTGGCGGAGAACTCGGGCGGTGTGCATTGCCTGAAATACGGTTTGACGGTTCATAACATTCTCAGCGTGGAGATGATCACGGCCGAGGGTGATCGGGTGACCATCGGCAATGACGCGCTGGATGCCTGTGGAATGGACCTGCTGGCGCTGATGACCGGGTCTGAAGGCTTGCTGGGTATCGTTACCGAAGTGAAGGTCAAACTGCTGCCAAAACCGGAAATTGCCCAAGTGGTGATGGCAGGTTTCGACAGTGTGCAGAAGGCCGGCGATGCCGTGGGAGGTATCATTTCCCATGGCATCATCCCCGGTGGATTGGAGATGATGGACGGTCACGCCATTATCGCGGCCGATGACTTCGCCCAGGCTGGGTATCCGCGTGACGCCAAGGCATTGCTGTTGTGTGAAGTGGACGGCACGGAAGAGGAAGTCCACGAACACATTGAGCAGGCCGAGGACGTGTTCCGCAAGCTGGGCGCCACCTCGGTCAAAACCTCCCAGAGCGAAGAGGAGAGGGCGCTACTCTGGAAAGGCCGTAAATCGGCCTTCCCGGCAGTAGGCCGTATCTCGCCGGATTACTACTGCATGGATGGCACCATTCCGCGCCGGCATCTGGCGCACGTGCTGCTGGAAATGGAGAGGATGTCCGAAGAATTCGGCCTGCGGGTAGCCAACGTATTCCACGCCGGCGACGGCAACCTGCACCCGCTGATCCTGTTTGACGCCAACGTGCCCGGCGAGTTTGAGCGCACGGAAGCCTTTGGCAGCAGCATTCTCAATCTTTGCGTGGAGGTGGGCGGCTGTATCACCGGTGAACACGGAGTTGGCGTTGAGAAAATCCGCCAAATGGCCGTGCAGTTCAACGACGAGGAACTGCAGCAGTTCCACGACGTCAAAGCCGCCTTCGACCCGGCTGGCATTCTCAACCCTGGCAAGGGCGTCCCCGCCCTGCGTTTCTGTCAGGAATACCGCTCACTCGAGCACAAACAACACAAGCACGACACGGTGGACGCGGCGCATGGCTGA
- the glcE gene encoding glycolate oxidase subunit GlcE, with protein sequence MADLSQKLQEQVLQARKTGQTLNIEGGGTKAFMGRAADADAGSLNMGEHTGIVEYHPVELILTARAGTTLAEIEATLAEEGQCLHFEPPRFGDGSTLGGTLACNLSGPARPWSGSVRDQVLGIRMLNGKGEHLRFGGQVMKNVAGYDTSRLQAGAMGTLGAITEISLKVMPKPAMSLTLVQDMAMDEVIHYMNSRAKEPKPITGASWVDGKVYLRLAGAKSAVEATAEKWTGEVMEQGGQFWQQLQHMQHEFFAGDEPLWRFSVGSTAENPDLDGPWLIDWAGSQRWYRGEADIAKLETMAQRAGGQVSLFRGGDRTDEVMHHQPRALKEIQQRLKKSFDPDGIFNPGRLYSWL encoded by the coding sequence ATGGCTGATCTGTCTCAAAAGCTGCAGGAGCAGGTTCTCCAGGCCCGCAAGACGGGCCAGACACTGAATATCGAAGGCGGTGGCACCAAGGCCTTCATGGGGAGAGCCGCCGACGCCGATGCCGGCTCTCTGAACATGGGCGAGCACACAGGCATCGTCGAATACCATCCTGTGGAACTGATATTGACCGCGCGTGCCGGTACCACCCTTGCGGAAATCGAAGCCACCCTGGCCGAAGAAGGCCAGTGCCTGCACTTCGAACCGCCCAGGTTTGGTGATGGTTCCACTCTCGGTGGCACGCTCGCGTGCAACTTGTCCGGCCCCGCACGGCCCTGGTCTGGCTCGGTACGGGACCAGGTGCTCGGCATCCGCATGCTCAACGGCAAAGGTGAACACCTGCGCTTTGGCGGCCAGGTGATGAAAAACGTGGCCGGCTACGACACCTCGCGGCTACAGGCTGGCGCCATGGGCACCCTGGGCGCGATCACCGAAATCAGCCTTAAAGTCATGCCCAAACCGGCGATGTCCCTCACCCTGGTGCAGGACATGGCGATGGACGAAGTCATCCACTACATGAACAGCCGCGCCAAAGAGCCCAAGCCCATCACTGGCGCCTCCTGGGTGGACGGCAAGGTGTATCTGCGCCTCGCTGGCGCCAAATCCGCCGTTGAGGCCACTGCCGAAAAGTGGACCGGTGAAGTGATGGAGCAGGGCGGCCAGTTCTGGCAACAGCTACAACACATGCAGCACGAATTCTTTGCCGGTGATGAACCGCTTTGGCGCTTCTCCGTCGGCTCCACCGCCGAAAACCCGGACCTCGATGGCCCCTGGCTGATCGACTGGGCCGGCTCCCAACGCTGGTATCGGGGCGAAGCCGACATCGCCAAACTGGAAACCATGGCGCAACGCGCCGGCGGACAGGTGAGCCTGTTCCGCGGCGGGGATCGCACCGATGAGGTAATGCACCACCAGCCGAGGGCGCTAAAAGAAATTCAGCAACGGCTGAAAAAGTCGTTTGATCCCGACGGTATTTTTAACCCCGGGCGACTGTACAGCTGGCTTTAA